The genomic stretch TTTCTGCATGCGACAATCTTTACGCCTAGCCTTTACCATGGGGATTTTTCAAGGAGGGATGACATTATTCGGCTGGCTCATGGGAGTCAGTTTCAGTTCATACATTACCACCTTCGATCATTGGATTGCTTTTATCCTTCTTGGTTTTCTAGGTGGCAAAATGATCTACGAATCTTTCAGGGAAGAAGAAACCACCATCTCGTCTTTTTCCACCAAGACCTTGCTCACCTTGGGAGTAGCCACCAGCATCGACGCTCTAGCCGTGGGTGTCAGCATGGCATTCCTTAAAACAAGTATTTATTTTCCCGCCTTTATCATTGGATTCGTAACTTTCTCCCTCTCTTTGATTGGAGTTATCTGCGGTTATCGCTTCGGTAAAATCAAAGGTATCAACGTTGAATTATTCGGAGGCATCATTCTCATCGGCATCGGCATCAAGATCCTCATCGAGCATCTGATGGAATAATTTTCAATTTTCAATTATACATTTTCAATTATATTTGTATCTTTGTATTCACATATCTATGGGGTAGACGTGGATTTGACAGCATGATGAATAGGTATGTAAGCATGTCGGGCGTAGTGAAGCCGGCCCGTTAATCCCGGACGCAAAATTTTAATTGGCGAAAGAAATTACGCTCTTGCTGCCTAATCGAATCATAGTAGATTGAGGCTTAATCTCCGCTCAAGGTAGTGGAGACGAGACATCCCGCTGGCGGTCCCACCTTGTGCCAACCAGCATTCGGGGTGCAGGCAATACGAGGTTAGTCAACGTTTTGCTTCGTGACGTTGGTGAAATAACAGAAGCTAAGGTATAGTTTGGGTGCCTTTTTCCGGGCTATATTCGAAAACCAACAAAAAGCTAAGCATGTAGAAAGCATATGGATTCCGTGTTTGGACCAGGGTTCGATTCCCTGCTACTCCACCCCTTCAAGAGATAACCACTGATTTTCAGTGGTTTTTCTTTTTTCAATCAATTCTATATCTTCAAAAACAGGCTATATTTGGTGCACTTTTTGGTGCACTATTTCCGTCATTTTTGGTACTCTTTCAAAAGTATACCAACACCCCTCATAACAACCTGATTAAGTGCTAATAAAGCGACATCGAATGATAGTAAAAGTTAGTATTTATTATTTCATTTACACCTTCAAAACTAACACGAAGGGAGAAGCACCTATTTATTGTAAAATTGCAGTAAATGGAAAACAAAAACGATTTTCAACTGGTATATCTATACTGTCTAAACTTTGGGATGCTACAAAGCAAAAGGGAAAAGGCAAAAATCTTATTGCAGAAGATATCAAAAAGATGAAGTCCTCCCAATGAAATAAACAAAAATACCTATCTTTGTGGTAATAACATGAATTTTATGGACATTGTAGAACTTCGAGAGTTATGCCTCTCTTTTCCTCACACGACCGAAGAATTTCCTTTTGACGAAACCACGTTAGTCTTCAAGGTTTTCAATAAAATGTTTTGTTGCACGGACATTATGCCGTTCGAATGGATTGCTGTAAAATGCGACCCGGATTGGGCCATCGAATTACGGGAAAAATACACTGAAATCACCCCGGCCTACCATTTCAACAAAAAATATTGGAACGGGATAAATATGCACGGCTCCCTGCCCGATAAGTTCATAGAAGAACTCGTTGAACACTCGTACCGGGAAGTCATCAAGAAGCTCCCAAAAAGTTTTATAAAAGAAAATTTCCCGGAGTTTTCGCTCACGGGATCTAACAAGGGAAAATAATAATAAAAAATGAGACCTATAAAGTCTCATTTTTCTATTATTTACGAAGTTCACTCTCAATCATATCCTGTAAAGAAGGATCAGAAGGACGAGGAGCGTGAGATTCCACGATACTACCATCCTTAGCAAAAACCATAAAGCGAGGAATCCCCGTTATCTTATAATCTTTCGTTATTTTACTCCATCCATCAGCAAATAATTGTACTCCGGGTAATTGTTCTTCTACCAAGAATTTTTTCCACTTCTCGTAATTCTTTTTCTCATCAACAGATACCCCGATAAAAACGACATCCTTACCTTCCATCGCTTTCTCCAATTTCTTCAAATGCGGTAATTCTGCCCGACAAGGTCCACACCACGTTGCCCACACATCCACCACTACCACTTTCCCTTTATAATCTGACAAAGAATGCATTTTACCATTGGCATCCGGACAGGTGAAATCTATCGCTCTCTCACCTTTCTTTGCCTCGTAGAGTTCGGAAGCCTTATCCTCCAATATTTTCAACTGATCAGCATCCACATATTTTTTAGCCTTCTCCATAAATTCCATATACTCGAAATAAGAACGTCCGAACCCTTTTGCCTGTTCAACAACCAACGTCCCCTGCAACTTTTTATTTGGAATGACAGCCAAAGACTCTTGTAAATCACTGGCATTCTTTTTATTTTCTAGGCAATAAAACATCATATACAATTTCAAAAGTTTTATCCCATCAGGCATTTCCAAAATCACCTCATCTTGAAACTTATTATTATCAACAATAGAATTATAATAGGCAATACGTTGCTCTTTAGAAGGATGTTTAGAACGTGGAGTATAAATAAAATTCAACGCAAAACGATCCAATTCATAGCTAATAAAATGTTTCATTAACTCA from Butyricimonas virosa encodes the following:
- a CDS encoding manganese efflux pump MntP family protein, with translation MGIISILLIAVGLAMDSLAVSISGGIVMRPFCMRQSLRLAFTMGIFQGGMTLFGWLMGVSFSSYITTFDHWIAFILLGFLGGKMIYESFREEETTISSFSTKTLLTLGVATSIDALAVGVSMAFLKTSIYFPAFIIGFVTFSLSLIGVICGYRFGKIKGINVELFGGIILIGIGIKILIEHLME
- a CDS encoding Arm DNA-binding domain-containing protein — its product is MIVKVSIYYFIYTFKTNTKGEAPIYCKIAVNGKQKRFSTGISILSKLWDATKQKGKGKNLIAEDIKKMKSSQ
- a CDS encoding MmcQ/YjbR family DNA-binding protein, with product MDIVELRELCLSFPHTTEEFPFDETTLVFKVFNKMFCCTDIMPFEWIAVKCDPDWAIELREKYTEITPAYHFNKKYWNGINMHGSLPDKFIEELVEHSYREVIKKLPKSFIKENFPEFSLTGSNKGK
- a CDS encoding TlpA family protein disulfide reductase; this encodes MKMKFVLLIICLFFVRVLPAQKPVTIECRIGEGIGKIMQLSGVNNGQQKILASASYAQNGYYGFRFIPEYEGFYVLGDGKNHEYPLYLKAGDAVSLFMDKDTIYLTGKNNTAENKVLYDWVNLSKRVCEKSIFFTRSRSTYEDFFPEFEVLLSKIKPFCKNIETKNSRFNELMKHFISYELDRFALNFIYTPRSKHPSKEQRIAYYNSIVDNNKFQDEVILEMPDGIKLLKLYMMFYCLENKKNASDLQESLAVIPNKKLQGTLVVEQAKGFGRSYFEYMEFMEKAKKYVDADQLKILEDKASELYEAKKGERAIDFTCPDANGKMHSLSDYKGKVVVVDVWATWCGPCRAELPHLKKLEKAMEGKDVVFIGVSVDEKKNYEKWKKFLVEEQLPGVQLFADGWSKITKDYKITGIPRFMVFAKDGSIVESHAPRPSDPSLQDMIESELRK